Below is a genomic region from Hypanus sabinus isolate sHypSab1 unplaced genomic scaffold, sHypSab1.hap1 H_7, whole genome shotgun sequence.
TCAGGTCTGTGCTGTTTACAGGAGTGTTGTGAGTGAACCGGGGTCTCTGAGTCACAGAAAACCCCACAGAAAGGACATTTCATTGTACAATTGAATAACCCTTTGAACAACTCCTCCCTGGGTTTAATGGATAATTCTTCAATCTTTGCTTTGACATCCCAGCCTTTTACCTCACGGAGGAGATCCTGCTCCACCTCTTCAATACATGGCAGAATGGCTTCTGAACATTTCTTGCCATCACTGCCACTCTGAAGCAGAACGAGTTTCATCTCATCTTTGGGCATCGAGATTCTTGTGTTTAACTTTTCAGCAAACATGTTTAGGAAGCTCTCAGCATTTCCAGCAAAGTTCTGCTTCACTGCATCCTGAACAATGTCCTTAGCTTGCCCAGTGATCTCTGtgaggatttctttagccagacaggtAAATGTGCTCTCCCCATCGCGTTCTGTCTTGCAGTGTTTAATAACTTGCTGATGGAGCCAGTCTTTGGCGAAATTCACAAAGTCTCTGATGTACCGTAGATATTTATCAAATCGATGTGTTTGTTTCAGGTGGACCAGGAGGGCCACAGTGAAGTTGTTGCGGAGACTGTACTGTCGCTCAGGGTTGTGTTTTTTCATATCATCCACGATGTTCACGCTGAGAGTCTTGAGGGTGGCGTCTCGGAGAGCTGGCAAGAAACAATATTGTGTAAATCGTTTTGCTTGTCTCTGGTTCTCATCCTGCTCTGTGTAAATATCCATGAAGCGATCAAAGTATTGATTTTTCATGTTTTCCAGTCTTCTCCGTGGGTCGTGGTTGTGGATAAACCTCCTGTGCATCTCCTGGAATCTTGGTACAGCGTAACCACACAGGTGAAGTTTAAACTCGGCCTTGAAAACCTCAGACATTGAAAAGTTTTGATGTGAAATATTGTCAACTTTTTCCTCTATCATGTTCAAAAGTTCAATGCAATATTTATTGTCATAATCCATGTCCTTTTTTGTGATGTCAGTGATCCAATGTCTGCATTCATCCTCGATGGGCTTTGTAATCATTGCTGCTTGATCGAGGTCTGATTTCAATCTGAATGGAATGAGTTTACTTGTACCCCATCTCCAATGTGACACGTTGATGTGTTTCTCTTCAATCTGAAGGTATTGGGTCCCCAGTTCACAGAGATTTTTACCTTTTAGCCTTTCATTAATCACTCTCCCTTGAGCTCTTATTGCCTCTCTGAGAAGATTTTCAATCTCCAGTTCAATGTTTCTTTCTCTGCAGGGCTGATACTCCAGTTGAGACAGTGTACCTTTCCACATCGTTTCAAATTCATTTTTCAGTTCCTGGTGTCCCAACACCCGATTTGCTACTTTACAATTCTGTAAAAGTTCCTTGACCTGTTCTCCAATCTTCCTGTGAAAATTATTACAAATATCATCCACACCCTGCAGTCCCACCCGTCTGTTCACGGTATCTCTACATCTCTGCATTGAATCGTGCTGAAGTCGGCTGCATAAACTGGAGATGCTGAGTTTAAATTCCTCTCTGTATTTCTCCATCAGATACACGTTATCAGCCCCACTTTCATACAGAGCTTGCAGTTTATCCAGAGTGACACCCTCCCTTTTGCTCATCTCTGTCCTCATCtccctctccagattacagagcagTTCAGTGAGATCTCCTTTGGCATTGCTGATTCTGTTTTCAGCCTCATTTCCCCAGGAGTGAGTGAATTTGCAGAGTTCCCACTCCCAGTCCTTGTACTTCATGGAGAGGTGGTTGTAAGCCTCTGCGACCAGACTGTTCTGGAAGCTGAAAATGAAATTTTCATGTTTCACCTGCTCCCAAAGCCCAGCCATCCATTTGATAAAGTCCGGGATAGTGAAAGCTCTTTGGCTTTTGCTCCGTTGGATTAGACACTGAATTAGGTTCTTCTTCAGTTGGGAGACGTGTTCACTGTAGCCGGTGTTGACTGCAGCCATTGGGGGTGTACCATGCCACAGACCAGGGATGTACCAGTTGTCCTTGTCAGCATCATAGTCCATCACATCCCGGAACGTTACTCGGTCTACCTTCTCCAGCTTTGCTGCAGCCTCTGTCATCTTATCCAGCTGCTCCAGGAGTTTCTGACGGCCTCTCAGATTCTGCTCGTGCGCACTCACATCGCCGACGTTCTGGTGCACAAATATGCACTTTggcccttttcctgtctccctcATGCGGATTAAGGAATGAACAACAATCTGTAAAATATCTTTCATCTCTGACAGATTTTCCATCCCGATGTTTACCAACGTTAAGTTGCTTAATCCAACCACGAACGTTGCCAGCTCATTGTCGTGCTCGTAGCTGTCTGTCAGTGTTGCGAGTTCTGGGGCTCTCAGCCCCTCTGTGTCAATGACCAGGATGAACTCACAGCCCAGCTCCTCGGCCAGGCTCCCTGTGACTTTGATCAACTGCATGTAGGCCCCTCGAGTACATCGGCCGCTGCTCACAGCAAACCGCAAACAGAACATTGTGTTGAGGAGTGTGGACTTGCCCGAGCTCTGAACTCCGATCACTGTCAGCACAAACACTCGGCAAGCTCTTCCCACTTTGTTGGCCAGCTCTGTGAGTACGGCAGTGATCCATGGAATGGGAACGTTGGAAACGTCTCCATCGATGAGTTCCAGTGGGAACCCTTCCAGCAACAGTTCAGCAGCAACCCCTGGGAACTGCGGCACCTTTGGGTGGATCTGTGTCCTTCGGGTGACGTGTCGAGTCACTGAAAGTTCATAAACCTGGCCAAATTCCCTCATGAAGTGCTCAAGTCCCAGGGAACTATCAGACATCTTCTGATCCAACTCCTTCAGTTCCTTCACCTTCTGCTTTGAGTCTTTGCACAGTTCTTTATAAATTCTACGCAATCCTGCCATAACTTCCTGTGATTTACTGTCCAGTTCCAGCTTCAGCCACTGTAGGGAAATGGCTCTGTCAACCCCATCGTGACGGGTGAGGTATTCGATGAACAGCCGCATCTCTTCCGACAGACTCTGTCTGAGCTGAGCTTCCCGGATTCTGTTCTTCTCCTGGTCCAGTTGGTGGTTATACACGACTGTGGTTCTGTCCCCACGGAGTTTCATCCGCGATTTCTCTTTTTCAACTTTAGACAACCCTTGCCAGGGCTCTCCATGAAAGGGCAACACTCTCCTTTTATACCCAGTAATGTCTCCTGAGTCAAGTCTGTCCAGTATTTTGGTCAGTTCCTTGGCTCGTTGTATTTCAGGTTGATGTTCATCGACCTCAATCCCACTTTCCATTGCAATGTCAGCCATTTTCTCCAGGCTCAGCAAGGTCTGGTCCCTGTCCCTCACTAGAATTACTTGTTTGATCTGAGAACAAACTATCTCTGCAAGATTAGCTTCATTTTCATTTGTCCGAAGAAGGCATTGTTGAGGTTCTAACTTTAGATCTTTGAACATTTTCTTCACCTGCTTGGGGGTTATGTGTTGCTGATTGATGTGGGTGTTGACTATGAGAAAGAGTTTTGCTGGTGACTGTGGGAGAGAGGCGAGGAATTCTCGTTCCTTCTCACCGATAAcatcaatgaaaatgaagagAGCAGTGGATACTTTTGCCAGAAACCGAGCGTTTCCCTGGAAAGTTTCAGCATCGCCTCGGAGGTTAATGAATACAGCAGCCTCTGGGAAAATATCCGTGTTACTCTTCCCAGAAGGGAGATACCAGCTgatctccgccattccatcgGATATCCTGCGGGGCACATTCCCACATTCCATCTCGGAGTGCAGGAAGATGTTCTGCTGCAGCTGTGCCTGACTCAGGGTGAGATTGAGGATTCGGGATTTGGACACTGTGCACCTTCCCAGTCTGAGGAAGGACACCGTTGGCATGGCTGCTGTCACGATGGGCACCTCCACAACGGGGCTGCTGTCTGTAGGAGAATGTGGGCACCATGTTTTAACAATGGGTCTCATGGCCCAGAGGAGAAGGGTGGCACCAGGCCCTTCTGTGGGTCCCCTCACCTTGTCCATGGGGTGACTGTGTATGTCTGGCATCAGAAAGGGTAATGCAAACTGGCAAAGAGACATCTTCAGCATCAGTTCCTGCTGGAGAGAGTGGTCAGCACAGAGGAAAATGGCAGCAATGATATCCAGAGGATTCATCTCACCATCCCCTGGTGCTGTAACTTCAAAGAAATCACTGAagtcttcatcatcatcatcatcttcaccCTCCGAGGAGAGATCAGGTGGCCATTTGGGATTTCTTGTCAGTGAATTGGCTGAGAGGATCCTTTGGAGAAATCGCCAGGGAAGATCTTCTGCTCGAGTTGGGTTGCTGTCCTCCAGTTTATCCTGGGACACCTCCTGGACAGTCTGAAGAGACAGTTTGTGAGGATAATGATCCTGTAATCCTAAATCTTTTACAATTTGTGGGGAGCTGAGATTTTCATACATTATTTCCAGCTGGTAGAATGCTTGTCTTCTTCTCCGATATGCTGTGTGTTCTCCTGGAATCTCTGTTCTCTTTGCTGCAGGGGAGTTTGGGTAAAGGGTGTGTTTTGGGGATAGGCATGCAGTTCTCTTTCTTCAATTCCCAGAAAGTTAAAACTCCTCTCCAACCATTTATCGTTTTGACTCTATTCCAGTCCAGGATATTTGTTGTGCCTGATGTCCTACTGGAACACACAGTTCCTGTCCCAGGATCACAGGGCTGAATGGTTCTGTGCGTCTGGCTGGTGATCCTCTGTCAGGTCTCGTTGTCCTGCCACGGTGTGTACTGAGTACAGTCAGTAGTTGATCACCATGGCAACCTGGAATTGATCACAGAATTATATCTTCACTTGGAGATTCCACACCAGGAAGACTGGGTACAAACTTGTTGTCCTTGGTAAATGAACGTTGCACTTGTAATGAAGATTCTGAAGAATTTTTTACTATGTTGAAATCAGAGAATcattgaaatactcagcaggtcaggcagcatctgtggagagagaaacagggtcaGTGTTTCAGGTCCATGTGTTGGTGAGTCTGTCACATCAGGAGAAGTTGAGTTGACCGTCCCTCTGTTCACTGGGGATTAGAAGAATGAGTTGTGATCTCACTGAACTGAGGACAGAGTTTAACATTGCTGGATACAGGGGGGATGTTCCCGCTGGCTAATGAGTCTAGGATCTGGACTCAGGCTGACTGTAAGGGGTGGGCTGTTCATGACCGTGATGAGGGAAAAGTCCAAGTCTCCAcacaaatagaacatagaaccagaacattacagcaaagtgcaggcccttcagaacccaatgttgtaccaacctgtTAACTTAGTCTAAGTGTTAAGACATGCACCCGTCCGTGTTGGTTTCTGAGGTTTAGATGCTCTAACTCCCTGGAGTATGCATGGCTGGCGAGGCCCCTTTAAATTTTCTGGACAGCCctgctaattggcaatcatgttttgggcagGAAGGATTGAGCATTTAAAGAGGACCTGAACTGTGTTTGGTGCTGCAAAGATGGAACCACTTACGGTGGCCGTGTTGTGAGCTCCGTTCCAAATCTACAGTACCCTACTAACCACTGTAATTTTCTTAGCATTTTCTGTTCCAGTAGCTGATATTCACAGCAGATACGACAGACGTCAGAACATCTGAACATCAGAAAGATGGCATTTACCCACTATGTGCTGCCTTTCCTACACTGGGAACTCCTGTTTGCGCGATCCATGGGAGACTCATCTCTTACGCTGCCACTACCTCGGAAGAAGTACTGGAGGCGAGGGAGAAGGGCCAGCATCCTGGTGAGGCTGAGACGGCATGCAAATCTGCTGACGCTCCCTAGCATACTTCTGGCTAACGTTCAGTCCCTGGATAACAAGCTTTGTGAACTGAGAGCTAGAAACTCCTATCAGCGGGAAACAAAGGAATGCAATGTTTTGTGCTTCGTGGAGGCCTGGCTGACGGAGGAGATACCAGATCATGCCATTGATccctctgggatccccctgttcCAGGCAGACAGGTCGAAGAACCCTCACTGtgaagagtaaaggaggaggggtatgcTTCATGATCAACAATGCTTGGTGTGACACCAAGAACGTGCatgcactcaaatccttttgctcccCAGATCTGGAATATCTagtgctgctgtgcagaccctactggccgcctagggagttcacggctgttatcatcacagcggtacaggctgatactgacctggctctcaaggaacagTACAAGACCATCAACACGCTGGAGACTGCACATCCAGAGGCTGTCTTCATCGTCACCGGTGACTTTAATTGAGCGTCGCTGACAAAAATCTCTCTGaagttttgtcagcacatccaggtgagcactagtggagataacacacttgaccactgctacactccCTTCCACAACCCTGTGTTGAACATGTATTACTTTAGAAATTagttagggttacccatagccctctatttttcttatctccatgtacctgtccaggagtttcttaTAAGACCCTGCAGAATCCACCTTcagcactgttgctggcagcccattccacacactcaccactctctgcataaaaaacttacccctcatatctcctctgtacctacttccaagcaccttaaaactgtgccctttcatgttagccatttcagccctggggaaaagcctctgactatccacacggtcaatacctctcattatcttatacacctcaatcatgtcacccctcattctccgtcgctccaaggagaaaaggccgagtttactcaacctattctcataaggcatcctccccaatccaggcaacgttcttgtaaatctcccctgcactgtttctatggtttccacatcctccctgtagtgaggtgaccagaactgagcacagtactccaagtggggtctgaccagggtcctatatagctgcaacattacctctcggctcctaaactcagttccatggttgatgaaggccaatgcactgtatgccttcttaaccacagagtcaacctgtgcagcagctttgagagtcctatgaactctgaccccaaaatccctctgatcctctacattgccaagagtcttaccattaatactatattctgtcatcatatttgacctaccaaaatgaaccacttcacacttatcgggttgaacccctattgacatcaatggatctggggttgagatggtaaccagcttcaagttccttggcatccacatcaccgaggaccccaatggtctgtacacaccagctgtgtggtgaaaaaagcacaacagcgcttctttcacttcagacagttgaggaagtttggtatgggccccccatatcctaagaactttctacaggagcataactgagagcatcctgactggctgcatcactgcctggtatgggaactgcacctcccttaatcacaggactctgcagagagtggtgtgaacagcccagcacatctgtagttgtgatctTCCCATgagtcaggacatttacaaagacaggtatgagAAAAGAACCTGAAAGattattggggacccaagtcaacCCAACCACAACCTATTCTACCATCGGGGAAGTTACTCAGGACATTTTTTTCTCCTGATTCTCTTGTCTTATATTTTTGCCACAGAGCTGTTATCTGAATGTTTGATCTTGTTTATACCTACTAccctttatgtttttttttaaatgtcaatgTTTAGCATGTTGAATTTTATAAGCTGGGATGTTAAAGGATTGaaccatcctgttaaaagaaggaaggtgttCTCACATCTTAAGCAGCTCAAAGATGGCATTGCTTTTTttgcaagaaactcatattcataGCTTTGATAATTCTCATCTAATGACAAGGTGGGTGGGACAGCACTtccattcggggggggggggggttctctatCCTTATTAATCAAAATGTTCCCATTGAGTTTCACAGcaaaatatctgatacaaattgTCATTTTATTATTGTCTCAGGGAAATTGTATAATACTAGGATAGTATTGgctaacctgtatgctcccaatttggATGATGTGaacttttttgaacgttttttctctTTATTGCCTGATTTGAGTTTGTATTCTCTTATATTGGATGGTGATTTTAACTGTtgattagatccagttttggattgatcgtcctctgttcctagactaccTAGTAAATCTGCTTTATCTATTCACTTATTTCTTTCTAATGATGGTATCTCTGATATGTGGCGTTTTTTCCATCTATTGAGAAAGATTATTCCTTTTATCACATGTCCATCATACTTTTACTAgcattgattattttttaatggGTTACCAGCTGATTCCATCTGTTcactctt
It encodes:
- the LOC132386080 gene encoding up-regulator of cell proliferation-like, yielding MYENLSSPQIVKDLGLQDHYPHKLSLQTVQEVSQDKLEDSNPTRAEDLPWRFLQRILSANSLTRNPKWPPDLSSEGEDDDDDEDFSDFFEVTAPGDGEMNPLDIIAAIFLCADHSLQQELMLKMSLCQFALPFLMPDIHSHPMDKVRGPTEGPGATLLLWAMRPIVKTWCPHSPTDSSPVVEVPIVTAAMPTVSFLRLGRCTVSKSRILNLTLSQAQLQQNIFLHSEMECGNVPRRISDGMAEISWYLPSGKSNTDIFPEAAVFINLRGDAETFQGNARFLAKVSTALFIFIDVIGEKEREFLASLPQSPAKLFLIVNTHINQQHITPKQVKKMFKDLKLEPQQCLLRTNENEANLAEIVCSQIKQVILVRDRDQTLLSLEKMADIAMESGIEVDEHQPEIQRAKELTKILDRLDSGDITGYKRRVLPFHGEPWQGLSKVEKEKSRMKLRGDRTTVVYNHQLDQEKNRIREAQLRQSLSEEMRLFIEYLTRHDGVDRAISLQWLKLELDSKSQEVMAGLRRIYKELCKDSKQKVKELKELDQKMSDSSLGLEHFMREFGQVYELSVTRHVTRRTQIHPKVPQFPGVAAELLLEGFPLELIDGDVSNVPIPWITAVLTELANKVGRACRVFVLTVIGVQSSGKSTLLNTMFCLRFAVSSGRCTRGAYMQLIKVTGSLAEELGCEFILVIDTEGLRAPELATLTDSYEHDNELATFVVGLSNLTLVNIGMENLSEMKDILQIVVHSLIRMRETGKGPKCIFVHQNVGDVSAHEQNLRGRQKLLEQLDKMTEAAAKLEKVDRVTFRDVMDYDADKDNWYIPGLWHGTPPMAAVNTGYSEHVSQLKKNLIQCLIQRSKSQRAFTIPDFIKWMAGLWEQVKHENFIFSFQNSLVAEAYNHLSMKYKDWEWELCKFTHSWGNEAENRISNAKGDLTELLCNLEREMRTEMSKREGVTLDKLQALYESGADNVYLMEKYREEFKLSISSLCSRLQHDSMQRCRDTVNRRVGLQGVDDICNNFHRKIGEQVKELLQNCKVANRVLGHQELKNEFETMWKGTLSQLEYQPCRERNIELEIENLLREAIRAQGRVINERLKGKNLCELGTQYLQIEEKHINVSHWRWGTSKLIPFRLKSDLDQAAMITKPIEDECRHWITDITKKDMDYDNKYCIELLNMIEEKVDNISHQNFSMSEVFKAEFKLHLCGYAVPRFQEMHRRFIHNHDPRRRLENMKNQYFDRFMDIYTEQDENQRQAKRFTQYCFLPALRDATLKTLSVNIVDDMKKHNPERQYSLRNNFTVALLVHLKQTHRFDKYLRYIRDFVNFAKDWLHQQVIKHCKTERDGESTFTCLAKEILTEITGQAKDIVQDAVKQNFAGNAESFLNMFAEKLNTRISMPKDEMKLVLLQSGSDGKKCSEAILPCIEEVEQDLLREVKGWDVKAKIEELSIKPREELFKGLFNCTMKCPFCGVFCDSETPVHSQHSCKQHRPEGLNNCRWADSEHLVMDICTASVAGDTKFRNKYTNGKFLPYKDYQTVNDYYKSWTIQREISAQAASYWKKVFYTFNQQFADEYRAKPAEIDGSWNIDWEVVREEMNKSYNTNIQSW